The Bubalus kerabau isolate K-KA32 ecotype Philippines breed swamp buffalo chromosome 16, PCC_UOA_SB_1v2, whole genome shotgun sequence genome includes a region encoding these proteins:
- the ZNF26 gene encoding zinc finger protein 26 isoform X1 produces the protein MATRFPTASCSELLSFTDISMEFSWEEWQLLDSVQKHLYRDVTLENYSNLVSVGYHGTKPDLIFKLEQGEEPWIINLEVSHQSCPDGWEEWYQKNHNEFESVQRSYACNAFGKLHLSKTHISSRQRLLKYKTHGKSLTQNLASGTSCLRKNTDQFHGYKESYFIKHQRTHSIEKNCVCNECGKAFRCKSQLIVHLRIHTGERPYECTKCERAFSAKSNLNAHQRVHTGEKPYSCIECGKVFSFRSQLIVHQEIHTGGKPYGCSECGKAYSWKSQLILHQRSHTGVKPYECSECGKAFSLKSPFVVHQRTHTGVKPHKCSECGKAFRSKSYLLVHIRMHTGEKPYQCSDCGKAFNMKTQLVVHQGIHTGNNPYQCSECGKAFGRKEQLTAHLRAHAGEKPYGCSECGKAFSSKSYLVIHRRTHTGERPYECSFCERAFCGKSQLIIHQRTHSTEKPYECSECEKAYPRKASLQIHQKTHSGEKPFKCSECGKAFTQKSSLSEHQRVHTGEKPWKCSECGKSFCWNSGLRIHRKTHK, from the exons GAGTTGTTGTCATTCACGGATATATCTATGGAGTTCAGCTGGGAAGAGTGGCAGCTGCTTGATTCTGTGCAGAAACACCTGTACCGGGATGTGACTCTGGAAAACTATAGTAACCTGGTGTCTGTAG GGTATCATGGTACCAAACCTGATTTAATCTTCAAGTTGGAGCAAGGAGAAGAGCCATGGATCATAAACTTGGAGGTTTCCCATCAGAGCTGTCCAG acgGTTGGGAAGAATGGTACCAGAAAAATCATAATGAATTTGAAAGTGTTCAGAGAAGCTATGCTTGTAATGCATTTGGAAAACTTCATCTGAGCAAAACCCACATTTCTTCAAGACAAAGACTCCTTAAATATAAAACACATGGAAAAAGTTTGACACAAAACTTAGCTTCAGGCACAAGCTGTCTAAGAAAGAATACTGATCAATTTCATGGGTATAAAGAATCATATTTTATTAAGCATCAAAGAACTCATAGTATAGAAAAAAACTGTGTATGTAACGAATGTGGGAAAGCTTTTCGTTGTAAATCACAGCTCATTGTACATCTCAGAATTCATACAGGAGAGAGACCATATGAGTGCACTAAATGCGAAAGAGCCTTCAGTGCCAAGTCAAACCTCAATGCTCATCAGAGAGTCCACACAGGAGAAAAGCCCTACTCTTGCATCGAATGTGGGAAAGTCTTCTCTTTCAGGTCGCAACTCATTGTCCACCAGGAAATTCACACAGGAGGGAAACCTTACgggtgcagtgaatgtgggaaagcctACAGCTGGAAATCACAACTGATTTTACACCAGAGAAGCCATACAGGAGTGAAACCATAtgaatgcagtgaatgtgggaaagcctttagTTTGAAGTCACCATTTGTTGTGCACCAGAGAACTCATACAGGAGTGAAACCCCATaaatgcagtgaatgtgggaaagcctttagGAGTAAGTCATACCTCCTTGTTCACATTAGGATGCACACAGGAGAAAAACCCTATCAATGCAGTGACTGTGGCAAAGCCTTCAATATGAAGACACAACTTGTTGTGCATCAGGGAATTCATACAGGAAATAATCCTTACCAATGCAGTGAGTGTGGGAAAGCCTTTGGCAGGAAGGAACAGCTCACTGCACATCTGAGAGCTCATgcaggagagaaaccttatgGATGCAGCGAGTGTGGGAAGGCTTTCAGCAGCAAATCATACCTCGTTATACACAGGCGaacacacacaggagagagacCCTATGAATGTAGTTTCTGTGAGAGAGCCTTTTGTGGGAAGTCACAGCTAATTATACATCAAAGAACTCACTCAACAGAGAAGCCCTATGAATGTAGCGAATGTGAAAAAGCCTATCCCAGGAAGGCATCACTTCAGATACACCAGAAAACTCATTCAGGAGAAAAACCGTTTAAATGCAGTGAGTGCGGGAAAGCATTTACTCAGAAGTCATCTCTCAGTGAACACCAAAGagttcatacaggagagaaaccatGGAAATGCTCTGAGTGTGGGAAATCCTTCTGTTGGAATTCAGGGCTTCGTATACATCGAAAAACTCACAAGTGA